The Yoonia sp. SS1-5 genome contains a region encoding:
- a CDS encoding GNAT family N-acetyltransferase, protein MTVTLRPVTKADLGRLFDLKVAPEQRRFVAPNEITLAEAPFEQGSYVFAIWSDEAIVGLIALIDMTEHDDVQPEDEPDSIFIWRLLIGATHQGQGFGKAAIALACDWARARGRPRMSIEVVSTNADAIRLYEKLGFAATGVMYGDEAQMAKSL, encoded by the coding sequence GTGACCGTCACGCTGCGCCCTGTCACCAAGGCCGATCTGGGACGGTTGTTTGACCTTAAGGTCGCGCCCGAACAACGCAGGTTTGTCGCACCAAACGAAATCACCCTGGCAGAGGCGCCTTTTGAACAGGGCTCTTATGTCTTTGCGATCTGGTCGGATGAGGCCATCGTTGGCCTGATCGCATTGATCGACATGACAGAACATGACGATGTGCAGCCAGAGGACGAGCCAGACTCGATCTTTATCTGGCGATTGTTGATCGGTGCGACCCATCAGGGTCAGGGATTTGGGAAAGCCGCGATTGCGCTGGCATGTGATTGGGCCCGCGCCCGGGGCCGTCCACGCATGTCGATCGAGGTGGTCTCGACCAATGCAGACGCAATCAGGCTTTATGAAAAACTGGGCTTTGCTGCGACCGGGGTCATGTACGGGGACGAGGCACAAATGGCCAAGTCGCTTTAG
- a CDS encoding argininosuccinate synthase has translation MTAPKKVVLAYSGGLDTSIILKWLQTEYGCEVVTFTADLGQGEELEPARAKAEMMGASSIHIEDVREEFVRDFVFPMFRANAVYEGIYLLGTSIARPLISKRLVEIAAQEGADAVAHGATGKGNDQVRFELAAYALNPDIKVIAPWREWDLSSRTKLIEFAEQHQIPVAKDKRGEAPFSVDANLLHTSSEGKVLEDPAIEAPDYVYQRTVNPEDAPDQPEMVEITFERGDAVAINGQDMSPASILTKLNELGGKHGVGRLDLVENRFVGMKSRGIYETPGGTVLLEAHRGIEQITLDSGAGHLKDSIMPRYAELIYNGFWFSPEREMLQALIDKSQEHVSGTVRVKLYKGSCQTVARWSDHSLYSEAHVTFEDDAGAYDQKDAAGFIQLNALRLKLLAARNRRLK, from the coding sequence ATGACTGCTCCGAAGAAAGTTGTTTTGGCCTATTCTGGCGGCCTTGATACATCAATCATCCTGAAATGGCTGCAGACGGAATACGGGTGCGAGGTTGTCACCTTCACCGCTGATCTGGGTCAGGGCGAAGAACTGGAACCGGCCCGCGCCAAGGCCGAGATGATGGGTGCCTCATCCATCCATATCGAGGATGTCCGCGAAGAATTTGTCCGCGATTTCGTCTTTCCGATGTTCCGGGCCAACGCTGTCTATGAAGGGATCTACCTTCTGGGAACATCCATCGCGCGGCCGCTCATTTCCAAGCGTCTGGTCGAAATCGCCGCACAGGAAGGTGCCGACGCCGTTGCACATGGCGCAACCGGGAAAGGCAATGATCAGGTCCGTTTCGAGTTGGCCGCCTATGCGTTGAACCCCGATATCAAGGTCATCGCCCCCTGGCGGGAATGGGACCTGTCGAGCCGCACGAAATTGATCGAATTTGCCGAACAGCATCAGATCCCTGTTGCCAAGGACAAGCGTGGCGAGGCCCCGTTCAGCGTTGATGCGAACCTGCTGCACACCTCGTCCGAAGGCAAGGTGCTTGAGGATCCTGCGATTGAGGCCCCCGACTACGTCTATCAGCGCACCGTCAATCCAGAGGACGCGCCGGATCAGCCGGAAATGGTCGAAATCACATTCGAACGCGGCGATGCAGTAGCCATCAATGGCCAAGACATGTCGCCGGCGTCGATTTTGACCAAATTGAACGAATTGGGCGGCAAACACGGCGTAGGACGCCTTGATTTGGTTGAAAACCGCTTTGTTGGCATGAAATCGCGGGGCATTTACGAGACACCGGGGGGTACTGTGCTGCTTGAAGCCCATCGCGGGATCGAGCAAATCACCCTCGATTCAGGCGCAGGGCACCTGAAGGACAGCATCATGCCGCGCTACGCGGAACTGATCTATAACGGGTTCTGGTTCTCGCCCGAACGCGAAATGCTGCAAGCCTTGATCGACAAATCGCAAGAGCATGTTTCAGGGACCGTGCGGGTGAAACTTTACAAAGGGTCCTGTCAGACAGTCGCCCGCTGGTCGGATCATTCGCTGTATTCCGAGGCGCATGTCACGTTTGAAGATGACGCCGGTGCCTATGATCAAAAGGATGCCGCCGGTTTCATTCAGTTGAACGCCCTGCGCCTGAAGCTATTGGCAGCACGTAATCGCCGGCTAAAGTGA
- a CDS encoding LysE family translocator: MAEFLPLLGFIFVGLFSPGPNVILLATSGARFGYRASLPHIFGVAIGVGVTAGLTGFGVGALLNAVPTLTFVLKCGAALWIGWMAYRLWTADPVAADAQGRPFTFLEAVLFQWINPKVWAVALSAMAYLPDMSLGSQAMTLAVAFSVINLGVCNFWTYAGALLSYLLGNAAAWRLFMRIMAIALAGFSVLVFL, encoded by the coding sequence TTGGCTGAGTTTCTGCCGTTACTGGGGTTCATCTTTGTCGGGCTGTTCTCGCCCGGGCCGAATGTCATCCTTTTGGCGACTTCTGGCGCGCGCTTTGGCTACCGCGCAAGTCTGCCGCATATTTTCGGCGTCGCGATTGGGGTGGGCGTCACGGCGGGACTGACCGGGTTTGGCGTGGGCGCGTTGTTGAACGCGGTGCCAACGCTGACTTTTGTGCTGAAATGCGGCGCGGCGTTGTGGATTGGCTGGATGGCCTACCGGCTATGGACGGCAGATCCTGTTGCGGCAGATGCGCAAGGGCGGCCATTCACATTCCTCGAGGCCGTCTTGTTCCAGTGGATCAACCCCAAGGTCTGGGCCGTCGCCCTTAGTGCAATGGCTTATCTGCCCGACATGTCGCTGGGATCGCAGGCCATGACCCTGGCGGTGGCATTTTCGGTGATCAATCTTGGCGTCTGCAACTTCTGGACCTATGCGGGCGCGCTGTTGTCCTATCTTTTGGGCAACGCGGCGGCATGGCGCCTGTTCATGCGGATCATGGCCATCGCACTGGCCGGTTTTTCAGTGCTTGTCTTCCTTTAG
- a CDS encoding Hsp33 family molecular chaperone HslO, which yields MSLGTQIAWDDTVLPFQLDASDIRGRVARLDGVLEQVLRQHDYPPMIEGLVAEMALLTALIGQTVKLRWKLSLQVRGSGPARLIATDYYGPSKDGQPARIRAYASYDPETLDQTADPFSQLGNGYFAILIDQGEGMTPYQGITPIAGGSLSSCAETYFAQSEQLPTRFSLTYGQSQLPGEKTHWRAGGVMLQHMPKASPSVAGEGGSGEDGLLDATDILTEDEGENWIRANTLLDTVEEIELIGPTVAPTDLLVRLFHEEQPRVFDAQPITFGCTCSEDKVKQSLSIYSAKEIGTMVTEQGTVTADCQFCGAHYVFDPDVLGFEAKSTDA from the coding sequence ATGAGCCTCGGCACCCAGATCGCATGGGACGATACAGTCCTGCCGTTTCAACTTGACGCCTCCGACATCCGTGGCCGGGTGGCGCGTCTTGATGGTGTGCTGGAACAGGTTCTGCGGCAGCATGACTACCCGCCAATGATCGAAGGGCTGGTTGCCGAAATGGCGTTGCTGACGGCCTTGATCGGTCAGACGGTCAAGCTGCGTTGGAAACTGTCCTTGCAAGTGCGGGGATCAGGGCCGGCGCGCTTGATCGCAACGGATTATTACGGACCCAGCAAGGATGGGCAGCCAGCGCGCATCCGTGCCTATGCGTCCTATGATCCAGAGACGCTTGATCAAACCGCTGATCCATTTAGCCAGCTTGGCAACGGGTACTTTGCGATCCTGATTGATCAGGGCGAAGGGATGACCCCCTATCAGGGGATCACGCCAATTGCCGGTGGATCGCTATCGTCCTGCGCGGAAACCTATTTTGCGCAATCCGAACAGTTGCCAACCCGGTTTTCGCTGACTTATGGCCAGTCGCAACTGCCTGGCGAGAAAACCCATTGGCGGGCAGGCGGCGTGATGCTGCAACATATGCCGAAAGCGTCCCCATCCGTCGCTGGCGAGGGCGGATCAGGCGAAGATGGTTTGCTGGATGCGACCGATATCCTGACCGAGGATGAAGGCGAAAACTGGATCCGGGCGAATACACTGCTTGATACCGTTGAAGAGATCGAGTTGATCGGCCCAACTGTCGCACCGACAGACCTGTTGGTCCGGCTGTTTCACGAGGAACAGCCGCGGGTCTTTGACGCGCAACCCATTACCTTTGGCTGCACCTGTTCCGAAGATAAGGTGAAACAGAGCCTTTCAATCTACTCGGCCAAGGAAATCGGGACGATGGTCACGGAACAGGGCACAGTCACCGCAGACTGCCAGTTCTGCGGGGCGCATTACGTCTTTGACCCTGACGTGCTGGGTTTTGAAGCCAAAAGCACGGATGCCTGA
- a CDS encoding CCA tRNA nucleotidyltransferase has product MTRRIAPDWLLDKAAQKVCSVLTTAGHQALFVGGCVRNTLLDAAVSDLDLATDAHPQTVMSLAEAAGLKVIPTGIDHGTVTILAQNTPFEVTTFRKDVATDGRRATVAFADNIADDARRRDFTMNALYADPGGLIHDPLGGLPDLENRRIRFIEDPETRIREDYLRILRFFRFYAWYGCADDGPDQAGLAACAAHIDGLQALSAERITAELLKLLAAPNPGPAVASFASTGGLHQILPGTSARALPVLVHVEQTAGMKPDPIRRLAALGGAPADTLRLSKAQKTQLEMIGADMPHAQAAYRFGATVAHDRLAIEAAALGQEIDPNTAQHVDFCAGQVFPLKAADLMPNLSGAGLGKALKAAEARWIASGFTMTKEDLLG; this is encoded by the coding sequence ATGACACGCCGCATCGCCCCTGATTGGCTGTTGGACAAGGCCGCGCAAAAGGTCTGTTCCGTGCTGACGACCGCTGGTCATCAGGCCCTGTTTGTCGGCGGTTGCGTTCGAAATACACTTCTGGACGCGGCTGTGTCTGATCTTGATCTGGCGACGGATGCGCATCCGCAGACTGTCATGTCCTTGGCCGAGGCCGCCGGACTAAAGGTAATTCCAACCGGAATTGACCATGGAACAGTCACTATCCTTGCCCAAAACACGCCTTTCGAGGTCACAACCTTCCGCAAGGATGTGGCAACCGATGGGCGCCGGGCCACTGTCGCCTTTGCGGATAACATTGCCGATGATGCCCGGCGGCGCGACTTTACCATGAACGCGCTTTATGCCGACCCGGGTGGTTTGATCCATGATCCGTTGGGCGGGCTGCCTGATCTGGAAAACAGACGGATCAGGTTCATTGAAGACCCGGAAACGCGCATTCGCGAGGATTATCTGCGCATTTTGCGGTTTTTCCGGTTCTATGCCTGGTACGGTTGTGCGGATGACGGGCCCGATCAAGCGGGGTTGGCCGCCTGTGCCGCGCACATTGATGGCTTGCAGGCGCTTTCAGCAGAACGGATCACGGCAGAGCTGCTGAAACTGTTGGCCGCTCCCAACCCCGGGCCAGCAGTGGCGTCATTCGCGTCGACAGGGGGCTTGCATCAGATCCTTCCCGGGACGTCGGCACGCGCCCTTCCCGTCCTGGTGCATGTTGAACAAACCGCAGGCATGAAACCAGACCCGATCCGCCGGCTTGCGGCGTTGGGTGGGGCGCCGGCGGACACGCTGCGCCTGTCCAAGGCGCAGAAGACACAGCTTGAGATGATCGGGGCTGATATGCCCCATGCGCAGGCTGCCTACCGTTTTGGTGCAACCGTGGCACATGATCGGCTTGCGATAGAGGCCGCCGCGCTTGGGCAGGAAATCGACCCTAACACAGCCCAACACGTTGATTTTTGCGCGGGACAGGTATTTCCGCTTAAGGCTGCGGATTTGATGCCAAACCTGTCGGGTGCAGGGCTGGGCAAGGCGTTGAAGGCAGCAGAGGCGCGATGGATCGCGTCCGGCTTTACCATGACGAAAGAGGACCTGCTTGGCTGA
- a CDS encoding NUDIX hydrolase gives MIRRYGEAPRNGQRYEIRHGAYAVLPRGKDVLLTWQGGGHDELQLPGGGIDPGESPLQALHREVYEETGWTISRARRMGAFRRFTFMPEYDKWAEKICHVYYAHPVRRIGPPIEPDHTAIWMNAADAIPLLYNYGDSAFLARAPQHPYVKA, from the coding sequence ATGATCAGACGGTATGGCGAGGCGCCACGAAACGGGCAGCGCTACGAAATCCGGCACGGGGCCTATGCGGTTTTACCGCGCGGCAAGGACGTTTTGTTGACCTGGCAGGGTGGCGGCCATGACGAATTGCAGCTGCCCGGGGGCGGGATTGATCCGGGCGAAAGCCCTTTGCAGGCCCTTCACCGTGAAGTGTACGAGGAAACCGGATGGACGATCAGCCGCGCCCGGCGGATGGGCGCATTCCGGCGGTTCACGTTCATGCCGGAATATGACAAATGGGCGGAAAAGATCTGCCATGTCTATTATGCGCATCCCGTTCGGCGTATCGGTCCGCCAATTGAACCGGACCACACCGCAATCTGGATGAACGCGGCAGACGCAATTCCACTGCTCTACAACTATGGGGACTCGGCCTTTCTGGCGCGCGCACCACAGCACCCTTACGTAAAAGCATAG
- a CDS encoding CoA pyrophosphatase: protein MPDLRTRLDDALARTGDASSDFDLNKDVIPPDCRLTPAAVLVAIRAETETVILTKRSARLKHHPGQIAFPGGKQDPGDPTPEHAALREAEEEIGLPRQMVDVVGALPPHQTVTGYQVTPILALVRGVYSPLPEIGEVSEVFEVPLAHMLDLRNYRVEGRRWQGRKRLYYAIPHGPYYIWGATARILRAMAGAMQ, encoded by the coding sequence ATGCCTGACCTGCGCACAAGGCTGGATGATGCATTGGCCCGTACGGGCGATGCATCATCTGATTTTGACCTCAACAAGGATGTCATCCCACCCGATTGCCGATTGACCCCCGCCGCCGTTCTTGTGGCTATTCGGGCAGAAACAGAGACTGTTATTCTGACAAAACGCTCTGCCCGGCTTAAACACCATCCGGGGCAGATTGCCTTTCCCGGTGGCAAGCAAGATCCGGGTGATCCCACGCCCGAACATGCCGCCTTGCGCGAGGCCGAAGAGGAAATCGGCCTGCCGCGCCAGATGGTTGATGTGGTTGGTGCATTGCCGCCCCATCAGACGGTAACCGGCTACCAGGTGACCCCGATCCTTGCACTGGTTCGCGGGGTCTACTCGCCTTTGCCCGAAATTGGCGAAGTCAGCGAAGTGTTCGAGGTGCCGCTGGCCCATATGCTTGACCTGCGTAACTACCGGGTTGAGGGGCGCAGGTGGCAGGGCCGCAAGCGGCTTTATTACGCCATACCGCACGGTCCCTATTACATTTGGGGTGCAACGGCGCGGATTTTGCGGGCCATGGCTGGCGCGATGCAATGA
- the msrA gene encoding peptide-methionine (S)-S-oxide reductase MsrA, translating into MIKLCKILALILAPLPAMSENIQTAVVAGGCFWCVESDFESVSGVREVISGYTGGTTSSPTYATIKGSGHYEAVQIIYEADVVTYDQLIYAFFRSVDPTDANGQFCDRGDSYRTAIFVSNPAEKAIAEQAKTAARRALGRRIVTPILDIAPFYRAEDYHQDYYRGESLVATRRGVKTQSDAYKFYRQACGRDARVKQLWGTAALFAHK; encoded by the coding sequence ATGATTAAGCTTTGTAAAATTTTGGCCCTGATACTGGCGCCGTTGCCCGCCATGTCCGAAAATATTCAGACGGCCGTTGTCGCAGGCGGGTGTTTCTGGTGCGTCGAGAGCGATTTTGAATCCGTCAGTGGCGTCAGGGAAGTGATCTCGGGCTATACCGGTGGGACAACAAGCAGCCCCACTTATGCGACCATCAAGGGGTCGGGTCATTATGAGGCTGTCCAGATCATCTATGAGGCTGATGTCGTCACCTACGACCAGTTGATCTATGCGTTTTTCCGATCCGTGGATCCGACCGACGCAAACGGACAGTTCTGCGACCGTGGCGACAGCTACCGGACAGCGATATTCGTGTCTAATCCAGCCGAAAAGGCGATTGCAGAGCAGGCCAAGACCGCCGCGCGCCGCGCGCTTGGCCGCCGGATTGTTACCCCCATTTTGGACATCGCACCGTTCTACCGGGCCGAGGACTATCATCAGGATTATTACCGCGGCGAAAGCCTTGTGGCGACACGGCGCGGTGTCAAAACCCAGTCCGACGCTTACAAATTCTATCGGCAGGCTTGCGGTCGTGATGCGCGGGTCAAACAGCTATGGGGCACGGCAGCCCTGTTTGCTCACAAATGA